The following are encoded together in the Brassica napus cultivar Da-Ae chromosome A9, Da-Ae, whole genome shotgun sequence genome:
- the LOC125577711 gene encoding uncharacterized protein LOC125577711, with amino-acid sequence MAGKVCMVMALIMIGCVLQACNGANVDESQPTQDPKFDCFRTCSIACGKQNKPCYDECLTKCGLPQRLPRPTTSSSPSSTA; translated from the coding sequence ATGGCGGGAAAAGTGTGTATGGTGATGGCATTGATAATGATAGGGTGTGTTTTACAAGCATGCAATGGAGCCAATGTTGATGAGAGCCAACCAACACAAGATCCAAAATTCGATTGCTTCAGAACATGTTCCATAGCCTGTGgcaaacaaaacaaaccttGTTACGATGAATGTTTGACCAAATGTGGTCTCCCACAGAGACTTCCTAGACCAACAACATCTTCATCACCTTCCTCCACCGCTTGA
- the LOC106365883 gene encoding phosphoglucan, water dikinase, chloroplastic gives MESIGSHFHGSPFTFTTTRNSSLPSLVHFTRRPAHLPRRSHRLKISPSRLTCCSSASSSTIEEQRKNRDGSGPKVKLNVRLDRQVKFGEHVAVFGSAKEIGSWKEKSPLAWSEKGWVCELELSGGEALEFKFVVVKKDGSLSWESGDNRVLKLPKSGSFSVVCHWDATGEALDLPLVDDDGGGEESSDSHDVGGGDNGAQLRKSTLGGQWQGKDASFMRSNEHGNREVGRNWDASGLKGSALKMVEGDRSSRNWRKKLELVSEVIVGSVEREERLKALIYSAVYLKWINTGQIPCFEDGGHHRPNHHAEISRLIFRELENICSKKDATAEEVLVARKIHPCLPSFKAEFTASVPLTRIRDIAHRNDIPHDLKQEIKHTIQNKLHRNAGPEDLIATEAMLERITETPGKYSGDFVEQFRIFHNELKDFFNAGSLTEQLESMKISMDERGLSALKLFFECKESLDASGESSSVLELIKTMRSLASLRESIIKELNSGLRNDAPDAAVAMRQKWRLCEIGLEDYFFVLLSRFLNALESMGGAVQLAKDVESRSVASWKDPLDALVLGVQQVGISGWKQEECLAIGNELLAWRERDLLEKEGEEDGKTIWAMRLKASLDRARRLTSEYSDLLLQIFPPNVEILGRALGIPENSVKTYTEAEIRAGIIFQISKLCTVLLKAVRNSLGSEGWDVIVPGSTSGTLVQVESIVPGSLPSTGGGPIILLVNKADGDEEVSAANGNIAGVMLLQELPHLSHLGVRARQEKIVFVTCDDDDKVADIRQLEGKYVRLEASPSHVNLILSTEERSRTPKSKPKSKSDASKKTDNKSVSKDDEESKPVSSSSDSLLYSSKDIPSGGIIELADSDASTSGSKAAACGLLASLAAASTRVDSENGVPASFKVPAGVVIPFGSMELALKQSNSEEKFASLLEKLETARPEGGELDSICDQIHEVMKSLQVPKETINTISKTFPQEARLIVRSSANVEDLAGMSAAGLYESIPNVSPSDPLVFSDSICQVWASLYTRRAVLSRRAAGVSQREASMAVLVQEMLSPDLSFVLHTVSPADPDSNLVEAEIAPGLGETLASGTRGTPWRLASGKLDGIVETLAFANFSEELLVSGKGPADGKYVRLTVDYSKKRLTVDSVFRQKLGQRLGSVGFFLERNFGCAQDVEGCLVGEDVYIVQSRPQPL, from the exons ATGGAGAGCATTGGCAGCCATTTCCACGGCTCTCCTTTCACCTTCACCACCACGAGAAACTCCTCTCTTCCCAGTCTCGTTCACTTCACTCGCAGACCTGCTCACCTTCCCCGCCGTTCACACCGTCTCAAAATCTCACCTTCTCGCCTCACCTGCTGCTCCTCTGCTTCCTCCTCCACCAT TGAGGAACAGAGGAAGAATCGAGATGGGTCGGGGCCCAAAGTGAAGTTAAACGTGAGGCTTGACCGTCAAGTTAAGTTCGGCGAGCATGTGGCTGTGTTTGGATCAGCTAAAGAGATCGGTTCCTGGAAGGAGAAGTCGCCACTCGCTTGGTCTGAGAAGGGATGGGTTTGCGAGCTTGAGCTTAGCGGAGGTGAGGCTTTGGAGTTTAAGTTCGTCGTCGTCAAGAAAGATGGCTCACTCTCATGGGAGTCTGGTGATAATCGAGTCCTTAAGCTTCCTAAGTCCGGGAGCTTCTCTGTTGTTTGCCACTGGGATGCTACTGGAGAAGCCCTTGATTTGCCTcttgttgatgatgatggtggtggggAGGAGAGTAGTGATAGCCACGACGTTGGTGGTGGTGATAATGGTGCGCAGCTTCGGAAGAGTACATTGGGGGGGCAGTGGCAAGGGAAAGATGCTTCCTTTATGCGTTCTAATGAGCATGGAAACAGAGAAGTTGGGAGGAATTGGGATGCTAGTGGTCTTAAAGGCTCAGCTCTTAAGATGGTGGAAGGTGATCGCAGCTCTAGGAACTGGCGGAAGAAG CTTGAGTTGGTAAGTGAGGTCATAGTTGGGAGTGTTGAGAGGGAGGAACGGTTGAAGGCGCTCATTTACTCTGCAGTTTATTTGAag TGGATAAACACAGGTCAGATTCCTTGCTTTGAAGATGGAGGGCATCACCGTCCAAACCATCACGCTGAGATTTCCAGGCTTATATTCCGTGAGCTGGAGAACATTTGCAGCAAGAAAGATGCTACTGCAGAG GAAGTGCTTGTCGCTAGAAAAATCCATCCATGTTTACCTTCTTTCAAAGCAGAGTTTACTGCATCTGTCCCTCTAACCAGAATTAGAGACATAGCCCATCGCAATGACATTCCTCATGATCTCAAG CAAGAAATTAAACATACCATACAAAACAAGCTTCACCGGAATGCGGGTCCAGAAGATTTAATTGCAACAGAAGCAATGCTTGAGAGAATCACTGAGACCCCAGGAAAATACAGTGGAGACTTTGTGGAGCAATTCAGAATATTCCACAATGAGCTTAAGGATTTCTTTAATGCTGGAAG CCTCACTGAACAACTTGAATCTATGAAGATTTCTATGGATGAGAGAGGTCTTTCTGCTCTCAAGTTGTTTTTTGAGTGTAAAGAG AGCCTTGACGCATCTGGAGAATCAAGCAGCGTTTTGGAGTTGATTAAAACTATGCGTTCTCTGGCTTCTCTAAGAGAATCAATCATTAAGGAACTTAATAGCGGCTTGCGAAATGATGCTCCTGATGCTGCCGTTGCAATGCGCCAGAAG TGGCGTCTTTGTGAGATTGGGCTTGAGGACTACTTTTTTGTATTACTAAGCAG ATTCCTCAATGCTCTTGAATCTATGGGAGGAGCTGTTCAACTAGCAAAAGATGTGGAGTCAAGAAGTGTTGCCTCGTGGAAAGATCCTCTAGATGCTTTGGTCTTAGGTGTTCAGCAAGTAGGTATATCTGGTTGGAAGCAAGAAGAGTGTTTAGCCATTGGAAATGAACTCCTTGCTTGGCGAGAGAGAGATCTACTTGAAAAAGAAG GGGAAGAGGATGGAAAAACCATTTGGGCCATGAGGCTGAAAGCAAGTCTTGATCGAGCAAGGAGATTAACATCAGAATATTCTGATTTACTTCTTCAAATATTCCCTCCTAATGTTGAG ATACTAGGAAGAGCTCTAGGCATTCCAGAGAACAGTGTCAAGACCTATACAGAAGCAGAGATTCGTGCTGG TATAATTTTTCAGATCTCAAAGCTCTGCACTGTTCTTCTAAAAGCTGTAAGAAACTCACTTGGTTCTGAAGGCTGGGACGTCATTGTACCTGGATCTACTTCTGGGACATTAGTTCAG GTTGAGAGCATTGTGCCTGGATCATTACCATCAACTGGTGGTGGTCCTATTATTCTCTTGGTCAACAAAGCTGACGGCGACGAAGAG GTAAGTGCTGCTAATGGAAACATAGCCGGAGTCATGCTTCTCCAGGAGTTACCTCACTTGTCTCACCTTGGCGTTAGAGCTCGGCAG GAGAAGATTGTCTTTGTGAcatgtgatgatgatgacaaGGTGGCTGATATACGGCAACTTGAGGGAAAATATGTGAG GTTGGAAGCATCTCCAAGCCATGTAAATCTGATACTTTCAACTGAAGAGAGGAGCCGTACTCCTAAatccaaacccaaatccaaatccGATGCTAGCAAAAAGACTGATAATAAAAGTGTATCTAAGGATGATGAAGAGTCAAAACCTGTCTCCTCATCTTCTGACAGCCTCCTTTACTCATCCAAG GACATCCCTAGTGGAGGAATCATAGAACTTGCGGATTCAGATGCATCAACATCTGGTTCGAAAGCTGCTGCATGTGGTCTCCTTGCATCTTTAGCAGCAGCCTCTACTAGAG TGGACAGCGAGAACGGAGTTCCAGCATCATTCAAGGTTCCAGCTGGAGTTGTCATACCTTTTGGATCAATGGAGCTAGCTTTGAAGCAAAGCAACTCAGAAGAAAAGTTTGCATCTCTGTTAGAGAAGTTAGAAACAGCCAGACCTGAAGGCGGTGAGCTAGACAGCATATGTGATCAGATCCATGAAGTGATGAAGTCACTGCAAGTGCCtaaagaaacaatcaacaccaTAAGCAAAACGTTTCCCCAAGAAGCTCGTCTCATTGTTCGTTCAAGCGCAAACGTTGAGGACTTGGCTGGAATGTCAGCAGCAGGACTCTACGAATCAATCCCCAACGTGAGTCCCTCAGATCCTTTGGTGTTTTCTGACTCTATTTGCCAAGTTTGGGCTTCTCTCTACACAAGAAGAGCTGTTCTGAGCCGTAGAGCTGCTGGTGTCTCTCAAAGAGAAGCTTCAATGGCGGTTTTAGTTCAAGAGATGCTGTCTCCTGACTTATCTTTCGTTCTTCACACTGTAAGTCCAGCTGATCCAGACAGCAACCTCGTGGAAGCTGAGATAGCTCCTGGTTTAGGTGAGACTTTAGCTTCAGGGACGAGAGGAACACCGTGGAGACTTGCTTCGGGTAAGCTTGATGGGATTGTGGAAACCTTAGCGTTTGCAAACTTCAGTGAAGAGCTGCTTGTGTCAGGAAAAGGTCCTGCTGATGGCAAATACGTTCGGTTAACCGTTGACTATAGCAAGAAACGGTTAACGGTTGACTCAGTGTTTAGACAGAAGCTCGGTCAGAGACTTGGTTCGGTTGGTTTCTTCTTGGAAAGGAACTTTGGATGTGCACAAGACGTTGAAGGTTGTTTGGTTGGTGAAGATGTTTACATTGTTCAGTCAAGGCCACAACCTCTGTAG